The genomic DNA CTTGTGCATTAAGTTAACGAGATTGTTAGCATTTTCCTTCTCATCCTTCGTCAACAGGCGACTACTAAGATCCTTAACCACTTTCTTCGTTTTTCCACTCTCTAATAGCAAAGGGTAAATTTCTCTGGCCAGCTCTTCCATGCGCATATAATAGCTCCACTCCTCGAGAAGTTCTGGAGAAAAAGCCTTAACATGAGATAGAAATGTCTCCCTATGAGTTTCTCCTAAAGAGGTTAATAGTTTGCGAGGATATGGATATACCCGGTCACGCCAAATCGTCCTTGCTACGTCAATGACCCGGAGACTGCCATCTGCTTGGAGATAAATTTGTCTCTTATGATGATCGATTCTCTCATAGCCGATTTCTTTAAAAATAATCAGCATTTCTATAAGTTTTGCTGATAACTCTTCTGTTAACGGGTGTGATTGTAAGTACTCCCTCAAATCAATTCCCTTAATGGTTTCCATAACAATAAAAAGAGGTCCATGATCATACACCTTAGGGAACAAACCTGTATGCTGTCCCATAGATAATGCTTCATACTCCCTCTCACAATCCTCTTCATTACCGAATACCTTGACACATACATCGTCGGTATAATGAAATACAGCTCCCTGTCGCCCCTTCCCGATCATTTGAAGAGGGCTATTATTGATAACTTCTACATCTTGATTTTCTAGATTGTTTACCGTAATGCTCTCAACCATCTGTCTTAACTCGCTAGTGTCCAAAAAAGTAACCACCTTTCTACATACTATTCACTGTCAGCGAACCAGTGTTTTATTTACATTCTCTTTACATTAGATTCATAAATTTTAAAAGTGTACAGGCTATTAACTAGGGAAAAAGAGGGAATGACCAGTGTCATTCCCCCTTTCTTACTCACTACTATTCGAATGTGAACGCTGACGCTCTTGTTCTGCGAGAATTTCGTTATCCTCTGCATTGTCTCTTGTTACTTTTTGTGTCAGGATTGCTCCTACAGCCACTAAGATCATAACAGCGATATAGTACCCTTTTTCATTTAGTTCAAGGCTATCAGCATTATAAAGACCGATACTAAAAAGAAATACCCCTGCAAAGAAAGTAAAGTAAGCTAGTACGGTGAAAGCCGTGGTATTTCTACGTCTATACTTCATATTCATCCCCCTAAAATACACTATAAGTTCCATTTCAGGTATATTATACCAAGTATACAAGGTGTAAATCTACACTTTTTTTCACAAAAAAAGACTGACTTTGAATTGTCAGCCTTTCAACCAGAAATTACTCACCCTTAATTGCTTTTACTTCATCAGGATGGTTATCAATCCATTCCTGTGCTACTTCTTCCGCATCACGATTATTATCTTCAATTTCAACAATCATCTTTTCAATATCAGATACATTCATGCTCCAGTTGCTTAATAATTCATATGCTTCTGGTGCTTTATCTTTTAACTCATTGTTTGTAATCACGTGAACTTCTGATGTATCAAAGTATCCTTCTGGACTTGGTAGTACCTTTAAATCATAGTTAGCAAACATTGGATGTGGTCTCCAGCCAAGGAAAAGAACAGGCTCTTCTTTCGCCATGATACGCTGTGCTTGAGCTAACATACCGCCTTCACTTGATGCTACATATTCAAAATCCAGCCCTAACTCTTCAATCATTTTTTTAGAGGTTACACTCATTCCTGCACCCTCTTCAATTCCATAAACCTTCCCACCAAATAAATCTTCCTTGCCCTTTAAATCTTCTACAGACTCAATTCCTTCAACATACGTTGGAATGACCCAACCAAGCTCTCCATCTGTATAACTTACTGCTGTATCTTCAAGTTTATCTCCAAACTGCTCCATATAGTTCGCATGCATGACTGGAAGCCATGAATCCATAAATACATCCAGATCCCCTTTTGAGAGACCCGTATATACTCCACCAGCATCAGCATTTGTTTCTTTAACTGTATAACCCATGTCTTCAAGAAGAAGCTTGGCAACCTTTGTAGGTGGGATTGTACTCGTCCACGGTGTTACCCCAAAGTTAATGGTGACATTTTTGCTGTCTTCTCCAGCTTCTCCGGAAGTACTTGCTCCACTGCTACAACCTACAAGTAAAATGAAGGCCAGTAGTAATAATAAGCTTACCTTTAGTTTTTTCAATCTTCCCCACTCCTTGACTATTTTTTATTTTTATTACCTAAACCTTGAGTAATACGGTCTAGGATAATAGCTAACACAACAATTCCTAATCCACCAACCAAACCTAATCCAACATTAACGCTCGATATTCCTGCTAATACGGTTGAACCAAGACCAGGTGCACCGATCATAGATGCAATAACTGCCATGGATAGGGCCAACATAATCGTTTGATTTACCCCTGCCATAATCGTTGGGATAGCAACAGGTAGCTGCACTTTTACAAGCATTTGCCATGAAGTGGATCCAAAAGCCCTAGCTGCTTCGACCATATCTTCAGGCACTTGTTTAATAGCCAGGGTTGTCATACGAACCGCTGGCGGAGTCGCAAACACAAACGTTGAAATAACCGCTGGAACTTCACCTAATCCAAATAACAGAATAGCCGGTATCAAATACACAAAGCTCGGTAAAGTTTGCATAAAGTCCAATATTGGACGAACAATTTTATCTAAAACTGCATATTTGGCAGTTAAAATCCCTAATGGTAAACCAATGATGATGGAAAAGACGGTTGCTACAACCACAACGGCCAAGGTTAACATCGCATCTTCCCACAGGTTAACGGAACCAAGATATAAAGTACCGATTAAAGTAAAAATAGCAATTCCTTTTCCAGCAAGTTTCCAAGCTAATAAAATCAATAATATAGCAATGACTTCAGCTGGAATCATAAGAAATAAATCAGCCACGCCATTGATGAAAAAAGAGATAATGGAGCTGACTGAATCAAAAAAGCCACCCATGACCGGAATCAACCAGTCGTAAACAAAATTATTCGTCCAATCCTCTAACGGTAATGTAAAGTAGTTCATTCTTTCATCCCCTCGCTTTGCTCTTTCCCTAACACAAGTCCCGAAAGGATCGAAACTCTAACAATAATTCCTACTAACTTGTTTTCCTCCACAACAGCGATAGGATATCTTGATTCCGCTGCTATACCAATCAGTTCACTTAGTGGAGTAGTAGGAGCAGTCGTATGGAAATCTGACTCTAGCACATCTTCCACCCATTTGTTTTCCTTATAGGCTTTGATGGCCGCATCGATCGTTAAAATTCCTTTTAAGTTTTTATCCTTATCTACTACGAAAATACTTGAGAGGCCTGCATCCTCCATCTTCTTCATCGCTACCCTTGGGCCATCTTTCCATGTTGTGATGACGTCAGGCTTTTTCATAATATTAGAAGCCATGAGTACCTTCGAACGGTCCACGTCCTCAACAAAGTTGTACACATACTCATTCGCTGGATTTTCAAGAATTTCTTCAGCCGTTCCAATTTGAACGATTTCTCCATTTTTCATAATCGCAATTCTATCGCCAAGTTTCAGCGCTTCATCAAGATCATGTGTGATAAAGAGAATCGTTTTTCCAAGCTTACTTTGAAGTTGAAGAAGCTCATCCTGCATCTCCTTACGAATAATGGGATCAAGTGCACTGAACGCTTCGTCCATAAGAAGAATATCAGAGTCATTCGCAAGAGCTCTCGCAAGCCCCACTCGTTGCTGCATTCCACCACTCAGTTGATCAGGAAAACTATTTTCATATCCTTCTAACCCAACATCCGCAATAGATTTACGAGCTTTTTCTTCTCTAACGCTTTTTTCTACTCCTTGTACTTCGAGACCATACGCCACATTTTCTAGTACATTCCGATGTGGAAACAAAGCAAACTTTTGAAACACCATTGATAGCTTTTTTCTTCTTGTTTGCATCAGATCATTTTTATTCATTTTTGTAATATCTTCACCATCAATGAGAACCTCTCCACTGGTCGGTTCAATCAAACGATTGATTAAGCGAATCAATGTCGACTTACCACTTCCTGAAAGTCCCATAAGAACGAAGAATTCTCCTGGCTTCACTTCAAAGGAAGCATTTTTAACACCAACGGTCATGCCGGTTTCTTTTAAAATTTGCTCTTTGCTTTGCCCTTGTTGTAAGCGCTTAACTCCCTCTTTTGGATTTGAGCCAAACACCTTCGTGAGATTTTTCACATGAATTTTATTCATTTTATAACCCCTTTTTTGTTTCTCTATTTATTTGATAGATTTATAGATTGATAAGATGTGTATTGTATATAAGAGGAAAAACGAAGAGAGTGAGTAGTTTGAAGTTTTCCTGCCCTTTTATTGTAGCTTGATTGTCATGTGTTTAACAAAGCCGAAATTTCTGTATATTCCGTAGATATTGTTCGTAAAGTTTTAACTGTACAAATCAGACAGTAGAATGGTTAAAATTCCTCCTGAATGCTCCATAATCCTCCAAAATAATACGTTTCTACTTTTAAATTCAATATGATACTCTATAGATAGAAAGCTCAGGGAAGTGAAAATATCTTGAATGAACAAGACAAACTATTGAAAGCAAGAGATCGTTTTATTGATTCGATGGCTAAAAATATGAGTCTTTACGGAATTACCCATTCGGTAGGAAGACTGTATGGATTATTATACTTTAGTGAAAAGCCAATGACTCTTGATGAAATGAAAGACGAGCTTGGAATGAGCAAAACGAGTATGAGCACAGCTGTTAGACAGCTTCAAGAACTAAATATGGTAGAAAAAGTGTGGAAGAAAGGTGAAAGAAAAGATTTATACCAAGCAGCAGACGACTGGTACGAATCCTTCTCAGCCCTGTTTTCCACAAGCTGGCGAACAGGCATCTCCCTTAATATCTCTACTATTAATAGATCACTGAAAGAGCTTCGTGCTCTTGTTGAAAATCCAGAAACCAGTGACGAAGTAAAGGCTTCAGCAGTGTTAGATATTGAAAAATATCAATATGCACTAGATTACTATGACTGGCTCAACCGTTTTGTTGACAGCCTCGAATCAAAGGAAATATTTGATCATATTCCAAAAAAGGAGTAGTGGATGATTGACCATCCGCTGCTTCTTTTTTGTTTTAATGAAATACCCAGGATGGCGGAAGCGCAAACCTCATATTTTTATATTTTTGGGCTGGTCTATATGACCGGTTGATGATTTTTTGGGTTGATGCGGGCAATTAGAGAGGCACTATTTGACCGGTTGGGGATTTATTGGGTTGCTGCGGGCAATTAGAGAGGCGCTATTTGACCAGTTGGTGATCTTTTGGGTCGCTGCGGGCAATTAGAGAGGCGCTATTTGACCGGTTGGTGACTTATTGGGTCGCTGCGGGCAATTAGAGAGGCGCTATTTGACCGGTTGGTGACTTATTGGGTTGCTTGCGGGCAATTAGAGATGTGCTGTTTGACCGGTTCATGATCTTTTGGGTTGCTGCGGGCAATTAGAGAGGCGCTATTTCACCGGTTGGTGACCTTTTGGGTTGATGTGGGCAATTAGAGAGGCGCTATTTCACCGGTTGATGACTTATTGGGTTGCTGCGGGCAATTAGAGAGGCGCTATTTGACCGGTTGGTGACCTTTTGGGTTGCTGTGGGCAATTAGAGATGTGCTATTTGACCGGTTGGTGACTTATTGGGTCGCTGCGGGCAATTAGAACGTCCCTATCTTACTGATTAACTACTTTTTCCTCCCCAACGGGCACTGAAACCCCAGCAACTAAAAATAAAAATGCCCCCCACCCAACAAAACTGCTAAAATATAAGTTGAAGAGTAATCACGATAAGGGGTCTTGCGCCATGTTTGAATTATTGCTCACGATGGTCGAACGGTTGGGTATTATTGTTACGATTGCGTTCGTGTTAACACGGTTTCCCTTTTTCCGGGACATGATTTATCAAGAACAACTGGATCGAAAACAGCGATATACGGCCATCCTCTTTTTTGGCTTCTTTGGCATTATTGGAACTTATTCGGGATTAACATTAAGCACGGAAAGCTTGCACTTTAGCTCGTGGACAGCGGGTTTGAATCCAGATGAAGCGATTGCGAACTCACGTGTCGTAGGCGTGGTTATTGCTGGGTTGCTTGGAGGTTATAAGGTCGGTATTGGAGCAGGAATCATTGCCGGTCTCCACCGGTTTACGCTTGGTGGCTTTACTGGAATTTCTTGTGGGCTTGCCGCCATCATTGCTGGAGTTCTCGCAGGTCTGTTTCACCGCAAAAATAAACATGTTCGATTACCATCTGCCTTTTTTATCGGTGCCCTAGCAGAATCCGTTCAAATGCTCATTATATTACTGATTTCTCGCCCGTTTGAAAAAGCTTGGACACTTGTAGAAATCATCGGTGTTCCTATGATTCTTGCAAATGGAATTGGAAGCGCACTCTTTTTGCTCATCATCAAAAGTGTGATAAATGAAGAGGAGCGAACGGGTGCCATTCAAGCACAGAAAACGCTTCGTATTGCTGAAAAAACGCTTAGCCATTTACGCCATGGACTGTCCCATGATTCAGCAAAAGCCGTCTGTCATATTCTCCATAATGAAATCCGTACAAGTGCGGTCTCTATGACCAATACGAAAGAAATTCTTGCGCATGTGGGGCTTGGTTATGATCATCATCAAGTCGGGAGCCCTATACAAACGCAAATTACTCAGTCTGCTATCCAAAAAGGCGAAACGATCGTTGCTGATAAAAATGCCATCCATTGCCGCGAAAAAAGTTGCCCTCTTGGTGCTGTCGTTGTTGCGCCATTACGACAACAAGGTGAAACGATCGGAACGTTAAAATTTTATTTTCGTTCTGAAAAAGAAATCACTCCTGTGATTATGGAGCTTGTATCAGGATTAAGTTCATTATTAAGTAACCAGCTAGAAACAGCGGATGTTGACCGTGCGTATCAGCTGGCAAAAGAAGCGGAAATCAAAGCTCTGCAGGCACAAATCAGTCCGCATTTTTTATTTAATACACTAAACACGATTTTGTCGCTCATTCGCCTGGACCCTATGAAGGCACGCAAGCTACTCGTTTCACTGTCGCATTTTTTACGCCAAAACCTGTCCGTTACCACTCAAAGCTTAACCACACTTGAGCAGGAACTGAAGCATGTGAAAGCTTATTTAGCTATTGAGGAAGCACGATTCGTTAATAAATTATCGGTCACCTATGATATAGACGAAAATACATTGTTGCAAAATATCCCTCCGCTTACGCTTCAACCCATTGTTGAAAATGCGATTAAGCATGGATTTAAAGATAAAGAGAAGAATTGTTACATCCATATATCGACTAAAAAAGAACCAACACATATCCTTGTCACCATTGAAGATAATGGCGAAGGAATTCCTCCAGAGAGAATTCAGCAATTATTAGCGCAACCCATATCATCTGAAACCGGAAGCGGAGTCGCGCTATACAATGTAAACCGTCGTCTATCATTTGTATTTGGTGAAAAAACAACCCTACAAATCAACAGCATATTACAACAAGGTACGAGCATACAGTTTTCAATACCAATTGGCGAGGTGAATGAAAATGGATCCATTTATTAAAGTGATGGTGGTGGACGACGAACCATACAGTCGCGAAGAACTAAAGCATCTGCTACAGTCCTTTTCAACCATTCAGGTGGTTGGGGAAGCAGAATCAGGTGAAGCCGCCCTTATGAAGGTATTACAGCTTCAGCCAGATGTGATCTTTTTAGATGTGGAAATGCCTCGTATGAACGGTATGGAGTTAGCAAAGGCACTTAAGGAATTTAAAAAACCTCCTTATATTGTATTTGCTACCGCCTATCCTGAGTTCGCTGCCGAAGCCTTTCGGTATGATGCCCTAGATTATTTGCTGAAGCCTTATGATGAGGATCAGCTACGCGAAACGATCTTGAGATTAGAAAAAAAGCTGGCCCCAATGAAAGAGCAAAACAAAACATCTGGAAAGCTTGCGATTGAAGCAGACGGGGAGATTTTATTTATTGATCCAAAGGAAGTTTACTATATTGTGAGAGATGAGAAGAATACAAAGCTTGTTACCGAGGAACATGAGCTCATTACGAAGCTCCCTCTTAAGGAGTTTGAATCAAGGCTCGTTCCCTTTGGCTTTTTCCGTATTCATAAAAGCTTTCTTGTGAATTTAACCTATGTCAAGCGGCTAACTCCGTGGTTTAACGGAGCTTATCAGCTAGAACTTGAAGGAAAAAAGGAGCTTCTATCCGTAAGTAGAAACTACGTGAAAGCACTCCGAGCAAGACTTGAAATCTAATTATCTACTTATCATGCAGGTTAATTCAGGTTAACGACATGATAATGTTAGAAAACCGCTTTTCAGTCCAAAATCCCCCTTACAAATGTTCTTGTCTTTTATAATTATTTTTGAAAACGCATTCATTAATATTATAAGGGGGAATTAGTTTGTATACCTTTTTAGCAGGAATTGCCCTACTCATCGTTGGTTACTTTACTTATGGAAAATTCGTTGAAAAAATCTTTGGGGTGAAGGCGGATCGTGCGACACCTGCGTATGTGAATAACGATGGCATTGACTATGTGCCAATGAGCACACCAAAGAACTCCCTTATTCAGCTACTAAATATTGCTGGTACAGGACCTGTTTTCGGACCGATATTAGGAGCTCTTTACGGACCGGTGGCCTTCATATGGATTG from Robertmurraya sp. FSL R5-0851 includes the following:
- a CDS encoding YiaA/YiaB family inner membrane protein, whose protein sequence is MKYRRRNTTAFTVLAYFTFFAGVFLFSIGLYNADSLELNEKGYYIAVMILVAVGAILTQKVTRDNAEDNEILAEQERQRSHSNSSE
- a CDS encoding sensor histidine kinase is translated as MFELLLTMVERLGIIVTIAFVLTRFPFFRDMIYQEQLDRKQRYTAILFFGFFGIIGTYSGLTLSTESLHFSSWTAGLNPDEAIANSRVVGVVIAGLLGGYKVGIGAGIIAGLHRFTLGGFTGISCGLAAIIAGVLAGLFHRKNKHVRLPSAFFIGALAESVQMLIILLISRPFEKAWTLVEIIGVPMILANGIGSALFLLIIKSVINEEERTGAIQAQKTLRIAEKTLSHLRHGLSHDSAKAVCHILHNEIRTSAVSMTNTKEILAHVGLGYDHHQVGSPIQTQITQSAIQKGETIVADKNAIHCREKSCPLGAVVVAPLRQQGETIGTLKFYFRSEKEITPVIMELVSGLSSLLSNQLETADVDRAYQLAKEAEIKALQAQISPHFLFNTLNTILSLIRLDPMKARKLLVSLSHFLRQNLSVTTQSLTTLEQELKHVKAYLAIEEARFVNKLSVTYDIDENTLLQNIPPLTLQPIVENAIKHGFKDKEKNCYIHISTKKEPTHILVTIEDNGEGIPPERIQQLLAQPISSETGSGVALYNVNRRLSFVFGEKTTLQINSILQQGTSIQFSIPIGEVNENGSIY
- a CDS encoding GbsR/MarR family transcriptional regulator: MLNEQDKLLKARDRFIDSMAKNMSLYGITHSVGRLYGLLYFSEKPMTLDEMKDELGMSKTSMSTAVRQLQELNMVEKVWKKGERKDLYQAADDWYESFSALFSTSWRTGISLNISTINRSLKELRALVENPETSDEVKASAVLDIEKYQYALDYYDWLNRFVDSLESKEIFDHIPKKE
- a CDS encoding betaine/proline/choline family ABC transporter ATP-binding protein — encoded protein: MNKIHVKNLTKVFGSNPKEGVKRLQQGQSKEQILKETGMTVGVKNASFEVKPGEFFVLMGLSGSGKSTLIRLINRLIEPTSGEVLIDGEDITKMNKNDLMQTRRKKLSMVFQKFALFPHRNVLENVAYGLEVQGVEKSVREEKARKSIADVGLEGYENSFPDQLSGGMQQRVGLARALANDSDILLMDEAFSALDPIIRKEMQDELLQLQSKLGKTILFITHDLDEALKLGDRIAIMKNGEIVQIGTAEEILENPANEYVYNFVEDVDRSKVLMASNIMKKPDVITTWKDGPRVAMKKMEDAGLSSIFVVDKDKNLKGILTIDAAIKAYKENKWVEDVLESDFHTTAPTTPLSELIGIAAESRYPIAVVEENKLVGIIVRVSILSGLVLGKEQSEGMKE
- a CDS encoding glycine betaine ABC transporter substrate-binding protein, translated to MKKLKVSLLLLLAFILLVGCSSGASTSGEAGEDSKNVTINFGVTPWTSTIPPTKVAKLLLEDMGYTVKETNADAGGVYTGLSKGDLDVFMDSWLPVMHANYMEQFGDKLEDTAVSYTDGELGWVIPTYVEGIESVEDLKGKEDLFGGKVYGIEEGAGMSVTSKKMIEELGLDFEYVASSEGGMLAQAQRIMAKEEPVLFLGWRPHPMFANYDLKVLPSPEGYFDTSEVHVITNNELKDKAPEAYELLSNWSMNVSDIEKMIVEIEDNNRDAEEVAQEWIDNHPDEVKAIKGE
- a CDS encoding LytR/AlgR family response regulator transcription factor; protein product: MDPFIKVMVVDDEPYSREELKHLLQSFSTIQVVGEAESGEAALMKVLQLQPDVIFLDVEMPRMNGMELAKALKEFKKPPYIVFATAYPEFAAEAFRYDALDYLLKPYDEDQLRETILRLEKKLAPMKEQNKTSGKLAIEADGEILFIDPKEVYYIVRDEKNTKLVTEEHELITKLPLKEFESRLVPFGFFRIHKSFLVNLTYVKRLTPWFNGAYQLELEGKKELLSVSRNYVKALRARLEI
- a CDS encoding ABC transporter permease; translation: MNYFTLPLEDWTNNFVYDWLIPVMGGFFDSVSSIISFFINGVADLFLMIPAEVIAILLILLAWKLAGKGIAIFTLIGTLYLGSVNLWEDAMLTLAVVVVATVFSIIIGLPLGILTAKYAVLDKIVRPILDFMQTLPSFVYLIPAILLFGLGEVPAVISTFVFATPPAVRMTTLAIKQVPEDMVEAARAFGSTSWQMLVKVQLPVAIPTIMAGVNQTIMLALSMAVIASMIGAPGLGSTVLAGISSVNVGLGLVGGLGIVVLAIILDRITQGLGNKNKK